The genomic stretch AGGGAGGGTTGCAGACAAGTCATAGATAGACTTGTCAAGGGACTTAGCCACATTGACCCCGACGGTACATGCCCAACataaacaaaaacaaaacaaacacagaaaaaacaaaactcTGGTGGAAGGATACGTGGAAGAGTAGTGTTTTTCGGATTAGGGATTAGGGGTAGGTTAGGGTTAAGTATGGTAAAGGGGGGGTTATGGCGCTGAGGGGCACGGAATCATTACACCAACCAGCACCTCACCTTATCATTTGGAAGGAATGGggttggctggttggtttgggatgatgatgatgatttctggggttgggtggggtgGCTTTCTATTGTGTTTTATTCTtgcttttattttttttgcATGGTTAGCAGTTTTAGATATCCTCCTATGGTTTTTTCATATATCTTTTTTTGCCTTTTTTTAAAACCTACCTTCCTCACTCTCCCACTCGGTTGTTTGGTTTGCTTGGTTTGTTAATTTTTTTGTCTCTTTACTACATAACACTTTACATTTGCATaaaatggggatggggatggggatggggattggatggggatgatagGGGAAGTGAGTATGACTTTATGAAATAGCTCAATAAAGATGGTCTGGTGAGATGAGAGTAAAAAAGGGAATTAGAGGGGTGTGAAgtatgtgtgtatgtgtgtatgtgtgtacGGCTAAACCGAGAGAGACAACATTGGGTGAGTTGGCTGCTGATCGCTTCACTCTGTGTATGTGCCCATATGTGTTACTTTGCATCTAAACACTGATAAAATCGGATGGATGTCTGGTGTTGGGATATCACCACCTTAAAATcatctttttctcctccatcaaATTCCATCCAACTAatccttcatcatcatcaccaaccttgTTGCGGGTGGCGTTGTTTAACTATAGGTACATATACATCCAAACggccccccccctccattTCCCCTGAAGCTGACAGAAGAAATCATCGTCAGATGCAAAAAATAGGGGGTATTCTCGTCCATTTCAGGACATCAAACAAATCCATCATGATCCCAACCGCTTATATAACACCATGTCATCAGAAACatgaccccctccccttctttcaAGTTTCAACGCCTTCCAAATCACCCCAATAATAAACTCTCTGGGCCACCACGCCGAGTGGCCCATAGGGACGTCAGTTAGTCCATCTAGAGCTCCCATCGCTCATTTGGGCTATAATACTACCCCCGCCATTGAAGCGATATATTTGGTCAGTGGCTAGAGTAGAGCGCAATATAAAGGCTTCTTCATTCCCAGCAATCTGGGTTCGGGCCCTTGCGCATGGTGTACTGGGGCCTCAAGGTCCTTCTATTCTTTCGTCGTTGTCAAAGCGCTGTGGGACTCTTTTTATATCCGAGAGCTGTCTCTTCCGAACGTCAGACGGTTGTCTTCGTAAATATCTCGTTGAGCAACGGTGACGGCGTCTTAGTCAAGGTGTAACTTATTTGACGCAAGAAATTGGTGTGATACAACCGAAAAGAAAGAACGCGACGCGAGTTCGATCCAGAGGGCGATGGATAGGTTGAATCCGGCGGTTCGTCGCTCTTCGTTTGGTGCTTCCCGTTTCCAGCCATCCATCTGCTGTCGGCCGTTATTCGATcagcatcttcttcatccctcCAACTTCGCACAGCCCCAGGTACCGAATGGCCTCCCTATCGTGTGCCAAGATGATCGTTCGATCCGGCAACTTTGGGTTATTTGGGTCAACATGTGAGGCATCTTTCGCTGCTTGCTCAATAGCATCCATTTCCTCTTTGCAAGCCTGTTGGTCCATTGGACAAATCACAATTGGTTGCCGTAATGTGATATCGCGGGCAGATGTTAGATGTGCCTAGCAAAAAGGTTAGACAAGAGCCACTGAAAATTCCATGTGCGCGCACCCACCTTGATCGTCAAAAAGAATTCAATTTTGTACAGTATCGACGTCGTCGTAAAGCTGGTGACCTCATATAGCGGAAATCCCGGCTTGCCCCTCTTCACAATACCCTCCGAATCCCTAAGGTCTCGCGCAGGAAACACGAGCCCCAAGTTGGTAACATATCCAGTTTCCGGGATCTTGGTCCCTACCTGCTGCGTGTGTTTGGCGATTTTGCTGACCTTCTTCGTTGGCTCGTCTCCTTCCGGGTTGAACgtgatctcctcctcgatgGCCAGCGTAATCTTTTGTATCGTCACCTTCCGCGCCTTGTTCAGCCAGTCTGGATTTGGCGCGAGCTTAATGTACACCGTTATGGGATCTAATGGCCCATAACTCCACTTTGGCAGCGAAATCCCCAACGTCACAATGTTGTCCGCCGTCACCACCTTGCTTTCTGGGCGGTTGTACATGCCGAATGTGGAGAGGGTGTCGTATCGTTGAAGAGGTATTGGGAACGCGTATCGGTTTTGCATGCTCGAGCCTTGTTGGACTGTGACCACCAGCTCATAGTAGGTTTCGGCGATTCGGCTGGCTAGTTGGATGCTTGCTGGAGGAATGCGGCGGTTTACTTCTTCGCCGCCCCGTCCGAAAGGGATGAATATTTGGAACGGCAGATCCATCGCAATCACGCTCTCGGCCTCTTTTCCCGACACGCACCGGAACAGCAGCACTTCCTTCCCTACTAAATCGACCGTCTCTCGTCTCGGGGTGCCCAGATGCCTCCGCGCCATGTTTTCCGCCGCTGGATGTATCGTTTCTCGTCGCTGTAAGCATATGCGAACCATGGATATTTGCACTGGCGCTGTATAGCCTGCACCCGGCCGAATTTCGACTTTGCCTACTATCCTGGGCTACACGATGTTAGCAATGCGCCCTGTCGATTCAACTTGCATACGAATACCAAAAGCtaggaagaggaaggggagcgCACCAGTGTCGCCGAGATGCCCGGGTAGCCGACCAGAAAGCTACTGTTTGGAGGCCCGGATATCCTCACAGTCGCAGCTGTATTATTCATCTTGCTGGTGGGTGAGGCGCCTGCACCGGTTCCAATTAAACTTTACCGTTATTATTGTTTATTGTTGTTCAGGCAAGCCGCGGCGGCCTTCGCCGATCATCAATAACAGGACCGTCCCGCAGACGTCGGCTTGAAGCGTTGGGATCGGGCGTGAGGGCTGTCCGAGGTGGAGGGCTGTCCGAGGTGAGGGGCTCGTCTGGGGTGTCGCCGGCGCTGTATCGATAAACTGGGTGAGGGTGCGACAACCATGGACATCACCTTCGGCGTCCGCCGCAGCGAGGCACACTTTACTGGAGTCGAGGTCTTCTTTCGTCGCGTGTGTCGGTGCTGCTGGGGAATGGGCGAAGGGGGGTTTCCAAGGTGGGTGGAGGATCTCTTGCAAGACGCAAGCAACGACGGGTTGGATACGAATGGAGTACGAATGGAGGCTGCTGTGCTGCAGGCTTATTTTTTAGCAGTCGTTGGGGGGGGTgtgagaggggaggagggggccaAATGAAAAGACCCCTCGAGCCGCCGTGTGTCTTTGTGTCGTCGAGCTCGGCCGCTCAGGTGCGTTGGTGACTTGGGTGCTGTCTGCGCCGAGATTGTAGCCCGGCGTGTTCCTGCGGGTTCCTTGCCTTTCAGTGGACTCTGCGGCTGGGCGATCTCACAGCGGGATACCGACCCCGGAGTTTACAATGCGACAACCTAGTGATACCCACCTTGCAACCAAGGCCGAAAGGGAAATGGGAATTCCTTTCAGGTTTCTTGAGGGGGAGCAACTTAGGTATGAAGGTAGGTCCTTTTCCAAAAGCTACTAGTACCAAGGCCCGCCTTAAACTTCCAGCGGTCGGCAGCTATAGTCACGGCCCTATAAATTAAGGAGGGAAGGCTCCGTGTGAGGCAAAGCTGCTAGGTCCGAGATGTGAGGTTTCGAGATCTCTAACAGAAACCAGCGGCAGCGGGATAGGTGGAGTGGGGGGAACAAAGACACAACGACCCAGCGCCCCGGGCGGAGACGACGACAGTCTCAGCGGGCTTGCTTTGCCTGCAGGAGGTGAGACGGCTGAATTGCTGGGCCAGCGGGATGAGAATAGGAAAAAGGTGAGAGAGACTGAGAGAGGCAGCCTTGCGATATCGAAATCTGAATGCCTGTCTGCCCTGTCTGTGCGAGTGGCCCAGCTACGAAGTAGAAGAGCCAAGTCCAAGTCCAAGCTCAGGGCTGCCGAGAGGTGGGAACTGAAGTGGATCGTGGTTCCTTACAGCAACTAACAAAACACATACACTATCAGAAATCATGACTTGCGGCGGGCGGACGGATCCTCATCAGTGGTTCCTGCAGGACTAGACTCATTTGCTGACCGATGTGTTGGTCCAAAAGCAACCATCTTGGCTCCAGCCAACGTTGGGAGTTTCGGGCTTCTCTCTAATCATCGAAGTGCGGGCACGTGTGATGTCCGTTGTAAACTTGTGAGACGGTTTAAGCTAATGTCGAGGTGCCGGTACACCAAGCCAAATGATAAGTGACACGAGCCTGGTAGATACCATCCAGAAcataaacaaacaaacaaacatcaGGAAGGCTTAGACATTCGATTGCTCTCCCAGTCAAAATGTGGTGTCGTCATGTCCATGTCGAGAACACCAACATGAACATGAAACAAGATGGTGGTCATAGCTCCCCAAGGCATGTGGCTTCTGCCCGCCAAGCTTTTCTGATAGAAGGGCCCCTGTTCAGACGACCGACATCAACACGGGCCCAGACCCGTTCACTGCGTTTTGTCACAACAAACCTCAGCAAGCACAACACTTGATCGATTCTACCACAGCTACCATGTCAGTAACGCTCCACACGACTCTTGGGGACCTCAAAATTGAGGTGTTTTGCGAGGCCGTCCCCAAGACTGCAGAGGTATGTTTTGTCTAATATGTCCTTTGCGCCTTCGCTCCCACTAAACAATTCGTAGaacttcctcgccctctgcgCCTCGAACTATTACATCAACTCTCCCCTCCACCGAATAATTCCGTCCTTCATGTTCCAGACCGGCGCGCCCGCTGTTCCATCACCTCCAGATAACCCGAAAGGCGGCCGATCGATATACGGGATAACCTTCGAAGACGAGATCCGACCAACACTTAAACACCACGAAAGAGGAGTCGTGAGTATGGCGAATAAAGGGCCTAACACCAACGGCAGTCAATTCTTCATATGTTTCGCCCCCGCGCCACATTTGGACGGGTTGAACACGGTGTTTGGGAAGCTGATTGGAGACGAGAGTCTGGCTACTTTGGCCAAGATTGAACAGCTGGAGGTCGACAAGAAGGGCAGACCGGTCAAGAAGGACGGAGAAGAGACACCGAGGATTGAGAGAGTAACGTTACATGCGAACCCACTGGCCAAGTGAGAAACAGGATAGGAGGTTGGAGCAAACTACAATGCACGACCGGCATCATGTATCCGCCTACGCATTCTACTATCTACCCCCTTCATTTGGCGCTAAACTGGGCGCCGGCTGAAGTTGAGTACTATCTCACGCACCAGCTAGCAACCCAAACGGAAAGAGTGCAAAAGTCGAGAGGCGACGAGAATAAGATGATACCCAAAAACCAAGAAGCAAGACTAGTCAACCAGAAGGCCAGGCAACATAGAGACGCCACATAGAAGCTAGGGGACATTTGACGGAGTCTTGGCTCACGGTTGCATATTCCAAAGACAataaaaaggaagaaaactTATTCTACCAATTTTGGTGCTTTCTGTACAATGGTGTGTGGTCGACTTGCCAATAACGGGTTATGTTGGTGGAAATGCGCTGCCTGCCGGGAACCACTCCAGTGTGGGTCATCCATGCCGGAAAGCCTGCTCGCCGCAAAGATACAAAAATTTAGGAGTCAACCGTCCACCAACCACAAAACACAGAGCTTGTGACCTCGAGTTAAGATTTCTCTGAATTTAGACGATATCTTGGCTGCAACGAATACTTTACCGGCGAATCCCACAAAAAGTACACGGAATGgccctcgacgacgacgataaCCCCGCCCTTgcggcccctcctcccacagcAAACACAACCACCGCGACCCCAGACGCCCCAGCTGAAGAAACCGCTGAAGACCTCCTCGAAGACGAAGGCGCTGCAGCACAAGACTTCCGTGTCTTTGCCAGTTTATTCAAAAAGAACACACATATTTCCGCGCAGACAATTCGCAAGGGCGAGAAAGACTTCGAGTCCCATGGCACACAACTCCAGGCCGACACCCTCGAGCAGAGTAGAGCTGCTATGCAGGAGGTTCTGAGTTATACTCGCATTCACAGTGGCGCCAATCTTGTACGTGGTTGGTATTTCCCAGGTTGGTGGGCGGACtatgaggagggtgaggaatGGCAGGATTCAAAAGCGGAagatgggaagaaggaaaggaaGCCTTTTGGGCACATCAGGGACAGAGTTGTAATTTTGGAGGGGTCCAGCACGTCTACGCAGAACCTGGGGAGGGCAGTGACGGGACAGGCGAAGGATAGGccagggagggggaaggattGGTTGCTTCCCGAGGAAGCGCTCTATCTGGTAGAGAGAGGGTCCTTGGATCTGTGGTGGCCCACAAAAGAGTTTGGTGAGATtttccctccacctcctgccGCCCCTGTCGAAGGGGAAGCTCCCCAAGCCGAGAACACCGATGTCGACCCATCAACCCAACCGACGGGCGCCagcgaagacgaagaagacgaatACGCCGACGgcttccccctctccctccaagcAGCCTAcgccctcctcatcggcCTGGACGGCACCCGCGGGAAGATCTCGCTCCAAAAATTTCAGGTCTACTCCAATCTCAAACGCTGCGGCTACAACGTCCTCCGCGCTCCTCCTAACCCTCCTAACCCGAATCAGTCCTCCTACCGTCTCAACATCACAATCAAAaacttcttttcctccctcctcccctctttcaccccatcaccgcccaAATCCGGTCCCTTGCTCAAACCAGGCCTCTACCGCTCCTACAACCAAATCTTTTCTCAGCTCTCCCTCATAGAAAGGcacatcccctcccccgtcctCCCTTTTCCTCTCCCATCGATAGCACCATATGAGATTCACTTTCTGGTGTGGAAGTCCTCCCAAAAATGGACAAAACTGAGGCATCCAAGCCCGGACTTTTATCTGAGTGTGGTGGATGCTCAGGAGAGCGAGGTGCCGCAGATGGAGGAGATACTTGGGTTGTTGGAGCAGACGCCTTGGGCGCCGCCGAagagggagtgggaggggaaTCATGGGAGGTTGTATGCTAGGTTGAAGAATGGGTGGAGGAATGttttgatggcggtggtggatcaTGGGGTTATTAATTATATGAggtggggagaaggggggtttgggcAGGAGAGGATTTATGAGAGGTTTGATGGGAGGAATGGGAGTTATAGGGGtgggaagagaggggggaggaatCAAGGAcggggcgggaggggtgggagaggtggtgggagaggcagggggagggggagggggagggggggatagACGGAAGGGTGAAAAGTACTGGTTAGAGCGATGGAGAAATAGATGGATAGATCAGTTATGATACCCAGTTCAACTATGCCTTGTTGACCTTTGCGGCAGTTAGTATGCGGAAAGCCCTTTTTGAAGGGGCGTGAGAGACTGAAAAGCACCTCGAGTTTTTGAATCAAAGCAATTAGATACTACTCAGGTATTGCTGGTATCCAGAGATACACCAGGGCTAAGCGATTTATGCAGTTTCAAGCCGAGCAAAGTCTATGTCAACAGCTCTGATGCTCAGCTGTATTCTAAACATGACAGTCCACTAGAGCTGCGTTTCCTTTGAAGCCAACTGCTTCGAGAAAAACAAATGTGACACTGAGAACGAGATCCTTATTGACACATTGTTGCACGGTAATCTCATCTCGATATTTGATAGGAAATTTGAAGGTTTCACAACCTAGGTACACACAAACTGCATCAGAGATTGGTAGGTTTGTGCAAATAAAAGTCTGAGGTTTGCTGAATGCACTGACAGAGAGGCAATGTAAATGGGGGATGCCTCCGTCAACCATTGGGAACGGGAGGGTTGGTGGCGAGATTCTCTTCTGACTCTTCTGGGCAGATGCGGGAGGTAGGTATTCATGTTGGGTGGTAAGTGGCTGGGTTATTGGTACGAGTCTGAAGGCTGTGAAGGAGTTGGTTTGACTGAGCTGAGTTCTGAGGAAGTAGGATATAGTGTTTCCGGGATTGCGTGGCTCCTGTCTGCCTATCTTGTTGGACAGGCCGCATGTAAAAGTAGGACCTAGGATAGGCAACTACTGTAGGTCCCGCTTCTGTCGAATCATGGGATAGTGACTCGGAAAGGGATCACATGATGGAAAAGTGGCGTGCTTTGTTTTGTTGGACAAGGTGTGTTTTCGGGGTTGGTTAAAATGGATATCTCCGAGCCTGCCTTTGGAAGTGAGTCTAGGTAAGTCAAAGACCAAGAGCTCTCCAAAGATAAGGAAGCCATGATTCTTTGGAAACACCGGCTCTTCGGAAGatgacaaaaaaaagaactaCATGTTTCTTACGACCACTTTTAGGTGAGACAAATAAAATA from Podospora pseudopauciseta strain CBS 411.78 chromosome 3, whole genome shotgun sequence encodes the following:
- the SEN54 gene encoding tRNA-splicing endonuclease subunit sen54 (EggNog:ENOG503NYW2; BUSCO:EOG09263AZP; COG:J), which gives rise to MALDDDDNPALAAPPPTANTTTATPDAPAEETAEDLLEDEGAAAQDFRVFASLFKKNTHISAQTIRKGEKDFESHGTQLQADTLEQSRAAMQEVLSYTRIHSGANLVRGWYFPGWWADYEEGEEWQDSKAEDGKKERKPFGHIRDRVVILEGSSTSTQNLGRAVTGQAKDRPGRGKDWLLPEEALYLVERGSLDLWWPTKEFGEIFPPPPAAPVEGEAPQAENTDVDPSTQPTGASEDEEDEYADGFPLSLQAAYALLIGLDGTRGKISLQKFQVYSNLKRCGYNVLRAPPNPPNPNQSSYRLNITIKNFFSSLLPSFTPSPPKSGPLLKPGLYRSYNQIFSQLSLIERHIPSPVLPFPLPSIAPYEIHFLVWKSSQKWTKLRHPSPDFYLSVVDAQESEVPQMEEILGLLEQTPWAPPKREWEGNHGRLYARLKNGWRNVLMAVVDHGVINYMRWGEGGFGQERIYERFDGRNGSYRGGKRGGRNQGRGGRGGRGGGRGRGRGRGRGG
- the CYP10 gene encoding Peptidyl-prolyl cis-trans isomerase cyp10 (EggNog:ENOG503P1VH; COG:O), encoding MSVTLHTTLGDLKIEVFCEAVPKTAENFLALCASNYYINSPLHRIIPSFMFQTGAPAVPSPPDNPKGGRSIYGITFEDEIRPTLKHHERGVVSMANKGPNTNGSQFFICFAPAPHLDGLNTVFGKLIGDESLATLAKIEQLEVDKKGRPVKKDGEETPRIERVTLHANPLAK
- a CDS encoding hypothetical protein (COG:S; EggNog:ENOG503NZ3F), with the translated sequence MNNTAATVRISGPPNSSFLVGYPGISATLPRIVGKVEIRPGAGYTAPVQISMVRICLQRRETIHPAAENMARRHLGTPRRETVDLVGKEVLLFRCVSGKEAESVIAMDLPFQIFIPFGRGGEEVNRRIPPASIQLASRIAETYYELVVTVQQGSSMQNRYAFPIPLQRYDTLSTFGMYNRPESKVVTADNIVTLGISLPKWSYGPLDPITVYIKLAPNPDWLNKARKVTIQKITLAIEEEITFNPEGDEPTKKVSKIAKHTQQVGTKIPETGYVTNLGLVFPARDLRDSEGIVKRGKPGFPLYEVTSFTTTSILYKIEFFLTIKAHLTSARDITLRQPIVICPMDQQACKEEMDAIEQAAKDASHVDPNNPKLPDRTIILAHDREAIRYLGLCEVGGMKKMLIE